The genomic DNA TAAGATTTGAATTTTATCTACTGCACTTGAGGGGATGTTCTTAGTCGCCACTTTCGTATCTCCGTCAAAGAAGTCTTTACCGTTGACCATGAGTTTATTGACCACCTTTCCTTCGACTTCGATTTGACCATCTTCATTGATTTCAACCCCGGGTAATTTTTCGACGATATCTTCAAGCTTTCGTTCAGACCCGTTTTGAAAAGAATCTGCATCGTATACAAGGGTATCACCTCTCACAGCAACAGGCATTTTTACAACGAGTTCAACTTCGTCTAGAGCAAAAGCGGGGTAAAGTGTGTAATCCTTTTGTATATCTTGATCTGTAGTACTGAGCTCTTCTTCGGCAGTTCCTAAACCGATATAGCTGACTTGAATTTTATAGGTTCTATTGTTTCTAAGTTTTAATTCAAAAGTTCCTTGAGCATTAGTTATAGCGAAGGTCTCAAGACTATTACTCTGTTTATCTATAGCCACTAAACTAGCCGATTCAAGCGGAGTTTGTAAACTGTCTAAAACACGACCTTGAAACTTTAATTGCGCCTGCAAAGAGGCGGTAAAACTAAAAGCCGCAAACAGCAGTATGAAATGATTGAGGGTATTTCTCATTCGAAACAATTAGTCGTTCATACGTCTACCTCGATTGTCACGCATTTCAATCATTTTCATTTGAATGGTCTTTCTGTAATCGATTTTATTAATTTCTTTTCCCTTGGATGGAGCTTCTATTTCAACAATCTCTTTGGGGTTCAATACGATCTGTGAACAAAGCATTACGGTATTTCCTGCACTGACTTCAAGAATTAAACCAGGAAGCCCCCAATATTCTGCTGGCCCCTGTTTGATTGGAATCTGAAGGGTATACCAGGCCTCAACTTCGGTCATTGCCTCATCATCTTCTTCACTTCGATTTAAGTCACCCCAGGAAAAATCATACCAAGCAAGTTCTGATGCCGACACCATGGCCGTCGCCTTAAAGCACATATACTCCCCTATTTGTTTCGCCTCAGTACCCATTTGCCAATCGATCTCTTGTAGTTTGTCTTTCACCAAAAAACGCTTTCCATAAAATTCTTGGGTCTGGACCAATTGATTGGCTTCTACGTTCTTGTACTGTTTGCCTCTGGCAAAATTACTTCCCCAAGAATCAGTCGCTCCAGATATAGCATCTACGCGTTCTTCTTCTTCAAAAATGGATTCGTTGCTGTTAAAACTTAAAATATAGGTTTTCTCCAATCTATTTTTGAGTCGGGCTTGCATTTGTTTCTTTTGAGCCTCGCTCATTCGAGCTGCCCAGTTCCCCAAATCAAGTTTTGATTTCGAGAAATAGTAAGCCTTACCTTGAACTTCTACAGAGGTTGATTTTTCACTTGAAGTAAATAAAGATAATCCCAATGCGGTCATCAGGAATAATGCACGAATCCACATAGTAGTAATTTTTTGTTTAACAAATATATACAATAATTAAACAGCTTTTGATAAAATAAATGGCCTAGTACATTCTTGTCTAAATGCATATCCATTTTAATCCTTAATCAGGCCAATACTGGGGTTAAATCAAACTTTAAGAGTTTGTAATTCATCTAATTTCAAGGCTAGAAACATAGAAATGAGTATCTATCAGCGCTCAACGAAACTCTACTTGATGATTTCATATTTTGGTTTATTTCTGTAAATTGAAGGGATAACTAACTAATACACTGATGTACCGCTTTAAATTTCTTGTCACAGGATTTTTATTTCTAGGATTTCACCTTGTCTTTGCTCAAAAAGAAGCCTACCGGCTAGAATTACCGGGCACTACTCAGGCTCTAGAAATGGTTTTTATAAAAGGCGGTAATTTTCAAATTGGCAGCCCGTCATCTGAAAAAGGGCATCAGCGAGATGAATCTCCTCAGTCTAACATTGAGGTCGCTTCTTTTTGGATGGCCAGTACTGAAACTACCTGGAATTTATACCAACATTTCGTAGACCGCGATATAGATGGTGAATCTCTTCAAAAAAAAGACCAAGACTTAGTCGATTTAGATATTGATGCCATAAGTGGAGCCACTACACCTTATGTCGATATGAGTTTTGGAATGGGAACCGATGATTACCCAGCCATTGGAATGACCCAAAAAGCGGCGGTTCAATTTTGCAAATGGCTCTCTGCGCTTACCGGTAACTTTTACCGTCTGCCTACTGAAGCAGAATGGGAATACGCCTGCCGTGCTGGATCCCAAACAGCATACAGCCATAGCGATGATGCTTCAGATTTAGAATTGTACGCCTGGTTTGAAGAGAACAGCAATGGCAAGTATCACAAGGTGGGGCAAAAAAAGCCAAATGCATGGGGCTTATACGATATGCACGGAAATATAGCAGAATGGACCTTAGATCAATATGAAATTGAAGCTTATAAAAAATTAGCTAAAGTCAAGTGGAATAAACCACTCAAGACCTACCCGAAATCAGTACGCGGGGGCTCATGGATAGACAGCGCCGAAAAACTGCGGTCTGCAGCAAGAAGAGGCTCTGATCCACAATGGAAAATGAGAGATCCCCAAATTCCCAAGAGTGAATGGTGGCATACCGATGCACCCTTCGTTGGATTTCGCATTGTCAGACCTTATCAAACCCCTTCTAAAAAAGAACAAGAACTATACTGGACGACTAAATAATATCTTATGAAAAAATCAACACTCCAAAACGACAGAAGAACTTTTATCAAACAGACTACTCTGGCCACTACAGGTATCTTATCTGCTAGTGTACCGGTAAAATCTTTCGCCAATGTCTTAGACAACAAAAAACTCAAACTTGCCCTTGTAGGTTGCGGTGGGCGAGGCTCAGGCGCAGCTGTTCAAGCACTGACGGCAGATGATCAGGTCGAACTCGTGGCTATGGCAGATGTTTTTCAAGATCGACTCGATTCGAGCCTCAAGGCCATAATTGACCACTTTGATGGCAGAAAAAAAATCAAGGTAAAAGACAAAAATAAATTTGTGGGCTTTGATGCCTATAAAAAAGCCATTGATGAAGCTGATGTAGTCATCCTCACCACTCCTCCAGGTTTTAGACCCTACCATTTTGAATACGCCATTAACAATGACAAACACGTCTTTATGGAAAAACCTGTGGCTACAGATCCTGTCGGTATTAGAAAGGTTTTAGACATGGCCCGAATTGCCAAAGAAAAGCGACTCAATGTTGTGGTTGGTCTTCAGCGTCATTACCAAAAGAAATATACCACGCTGTACAACCGGGTAGCTCAAGGAGCTATTGGAAAGATTACCTCTGGACAAGTGTATTGGAACGATGGAGGTGTTTGGGTAAAACCACGAGAGGCAGACCAAAGCGAGTTAGAATACCAAATGCGCAACTGGTATTACTTCAATTGGATTTGCGGAGACCACATATTAGAGCAACACATTCACAATATCGATGTGGCCAATTGGTTTATAGGAGCCTATCCAACTAGTGCCCAAGGAATGGGAGGTCGTCAAACCCGTACAGGAAAAGAATACGGCGAAATCTTTGACCATCACTATGTTCAATTTAATTATGCTGACGGGGCTGTGATTTCTTCTCAATGTAGACACCAAAAAGGCTGTGATTCGAGAGTAGACGAAGTATTTCAAGGTACCTCAGGAAGTGTTGAATTAGGCAGCGGATTACTAAAAGATCTCGACGGACAGGAACTATACAAATACCCCTATAAATGGGGGCAAGAAGCCAACCCCTATCAGGTAGAACACGACGAATTATTCAAATCCATCCGAAACAATGG from Flavobacteriales bacterium includes the following:
- a CDS encoding GLPGLI family protein; its protein translation is MWIRALFLMTALGLSLFTSSEKSTSVEVQGKAYYFSKSKLDLGNWAARMSEAQKKQMQARLKNRLEKTYILSFNSNESIFEEEERVDAISGATDSWGSNFARGKQYKNVEANQLVQTQEFYGKRFLVKDKLQEIDWQMGTEAKQIGEYMCFKATAMVSASELAWYDFSWGDLNRSEEDDEAMTEVEAWYTLQIPIKQGPAEYWGLPGLILEVSAGNTVMLCSQIVLNPKEIVEIEAPSKGKEINKIDYRKTIQMKMIEMRDNRGRRMND
- a CDS encoding SUMF1/EgtB/PvdO family nonheme iron enzyme — encoded protein: MYRFKFLVTGFLFLGFHLVFAQKEAYRLELPGTTQALEMVFIKGGNFQIGSPSSEKGHQRDESPQSNIEVASFWMASTETTWNLYQHFVDRDIDGESLQKKDQDLVDLDIDAISGATTPYVDMSFGMGTDDYPAIGMTQKAAVQFCKWLSALTGNFYRLPTEAEWEYACRAGSQTAYSHSDDASDLELYAWFEENSNGKYHKVGQKKPNAWGLYDMHGNIAEWTLDQYEIEAYKKLAKVKWNKPLKTYPKSVRGGSWIDSAEKLRSAARRGSDPQWKMRDPQIPKSEWWHTDAPFVGFRIVRPYQTPSKKEQELYWTTK
- a CDS encoding Gfo/Idh/MocA family oxidoreductase; translated protein: MKKSTLQNDRRTFIKQTTLATTGILSASVPVKSFANVLDNKKLKLALVGCGGRGSGAAVQALTADDQVELVAMADVFQDRLDSSLKAIIDHFDGRKKIKVKDKNKFVGFDAYKKAIDEADVVILTTPPGFRPYHFEYAINNDKHVFMEKPVATDPVGIRKVLDMARIAKEKRLNVVVGLQRHYQKKYTTLYNRVAQGAIGKITSGQVYWNDGGVWVKPREADQSELEYQMRNWYYFNWICGDHILEQHIHNIDVANWFIGAYPTSAQGMGGRQTRTGKEYGEIFDHHYVQFNYADGAVISSQCRHQKGCDSRVDEVFQGTSGSVELGSGLLKDLDGQELYKYPYKWGQEANPYQVEHDELFKSIRNNGVISDAENGAKSTLTAIMGRMATYSGKTISWDEALNSDHHLMPAQVDWNTTPPSLPDENGHYAIPTPGVTKF